The following are encoded together in the Chanodichthys erythropterus isolate Z2021 chromosome 16, ASM2448905v1, whole genome shotgun sequence genome:
- the LOC137002496 gene encoding gastrula zinc finger protein XlCGF57.1-like: MEFIKEESEDMSYCEPCRVKDEDPEEQRGLMKVKEESEEPNELDDKHHYYQNSSNFNTEEKSLSCIQTDRHLNQEKPERKEAKRSFTCSECGRIFTQKRFLTRHLRVHTGEKPFTCVQCRKSFTRKERLHMHMRIHNGEKPFTCPQCGKCFREKRILKNHIRVHTGEKPFTCLQCGKSFTQKVNLNTHMRIHTGEKPFACHHCGKSFACKGNLTMHVRIHTGEKPFKCQQCGVSFTEKKILKNHIRIHTGEKPFTCFQCGKACTQKGNLRIHMRVHTREKPFTCHQCGNNFKCKASFNLHMRIHTQEKPFTCLQCGKRFSQKSHLKIHMVVHTGEKPFTCQQCGKGFKRKESFNVHMRIHTGERPYACDQCGKSFIQVVSLKTHLCFKSPSALKKHLKMNGNEKHQETHKSVNAHECGEAFTKTRELRMHQRNHKEEQHYKCSESLKTNERVHTAEKPYHCLLCGKRFSSSRNLQTHRKILCSLGKEVETV, from the coding sequence GCTTAATGAAAGTGAAAGAAGAAAGTGAAGAACCGAATGAACTTGACGACAAGCACCATTACTATCAGAATTCTTCTAATTTCAATACTGAAGAAAAATCTTTAAGTTGCATACAGACTGACAGGCATTTGAACCAAGAAAAGCCAGAACGAAAAGAAGCCAAAAGGTCATTCACTTGTTCAGAGTGTGGAAGGATTTTCACTCAAAAAAGATTCCTGACGAGGCACTtaagagttcacactggagagaagcctttcacatgCGTTCAGTGTAGGAAAAGTTTCACACGCAAAGAAAGGCTTCATatgcacatgagaattcacaatggagagaagccgttcacatgccctcagtgtggaaagtgCTTCAGAGAGAAAAGGATCCTTAAGAATCACAtaagagttcacactggagaaaagccattCACGTGtcttcagtgtggaaagagcttcacACAGAAAGTAAACCTGAACacacacatgagaattcacactggagagaagccgtttgCATGCCATcattgtggaaagagtttcgcTTGCAAAGGTAACCTTACTATGCATGTGCGaattcacaccggagagaagcctttcaaaTGTCAGCAGTGTGGAGTGAGTTTTACAGAGAAGAAAATCCTTAAGAATCACAttagaattcacactggagagaagcccttcACGTGCTTTCAGTGTGGAAAGGCTTGCACGCAGAAAGGTAACCTGAGGATTCATATGAGAGTTCACACccgagagaagcctttcacctgccatCAATGTGGAAACAACTTCAAATGTAAAGCAAGCTTTAATTTGCACATGCGAATTCATACTCAGGAGAAACCTTTCACATGCCTTCAATGTGGAAAAAGGTTTTCGCAAAAATCACACCTGAAGATTCACATGgtagttcacactggagagaagcctttcacgtGCCAGCAGTGCGGGAAGGGTTTTAAACGTAAAGAAAGTTTTAACGTGCATATGcggattcacactggagagcgGCCTTATGCGTGTGaccagtgtggaaagagtttcatacAGGTAGTCAGTCTTAAAACTCATCTGTGCTTTAAATCCCCATCAGCACtgaaaaaacacctgaagaTGAATGGGAATGAGAAGCATCAGGAAACACATAAGAGTGTAAACGCTCATGAGTGTGGTGAAGCCTTCACTAAAACTCGTGAATTGAGAATGCACCAAAGAAATCACAAAGAAGAACAACACTACAAGTGCTCAGAATCCCTGAAAACAAATGAGCGCGTGCACACTGCAGAGAAGCCGTATCACTGCCTTTTATGTGGGAAGAGGTTCAGCTCCTCCAGAAATCTACAGACTCATAGAAAAATACTCTGCTCACTAGGCAAAGAAGTGGAAACTGTGTAA